A single Bufo bufo chromosome 6, aBufBuf1.1, whole genome shotgun sequence DNA region contains:
- the LOC121005554 gene encoding izumo sperm-egg fusion protein 1-like: MAMEEFNTFIKSQVDDIDSIEAYVNIKRFAKVTEKKVLNYLEDEVGILDKYAISEIASEYKKSVDVIQDIDFKEIQLLHIIGLHFQRLKEKLKVIVQDSNQRRCPNKQGADSCGLMVQTYINCQTCAEEKVVCAGGPPKNQDYLERCSCLCTSNRCFDLKTGRSCSPCKDHKSHLAETVNCGEINIKIPEYEELILDCTFEWYARLEDTYNNVFTLPREHNPKITREPYLVIKGVQMGDSGRYTCTTILDSEVPVSKITYNVAVISESEQATKKYHPRPTLPDVLDITAPEPPLLEELQNNNASLIAISVAGSVTIMLIAGICICMFWRKMKSREPLEKEPV, encoded by the exons ATGGCTatggaagaattcaacacctttaTCAAAAGCCAAGTCGATGACATTGACTCAATAGAAGCCTATGTCAACATCAAGCGGTTTGCCAAAGTCACCGAGAAAAAAGTCCTGAACTACCTTGAGGATGAAGTCGGCATACTGG ATAAATATGCTATATCCGAAATTGCGTCTGaatataaaaaatctgtggaCGTCATCCAGGATATAGATTTTAAGG AGATCCAGCTTCTTCACATCATTGGACTCCATTTCCAGCGACTCAAAGAAAAGCTCAAGGTTATCGTCCAGGACTCAAACCAAC GGAGGTGTCCAAATAAACAAG GTGCAGACAGCTGTG GATTAATGGTGCAAACCTACATCAACTGTCAGACCTGCGCCGAGGAGAAGGTTGTCTGCGCCGGGGGCCCTCCAAAAAATCAAG ACTACTTGGAGAGATGCAGCTGCCTGTGCACCTCCAACAGATGTTTCG ATCTGAAAACTGGACGGTCCTGCTCTCCATGTAAAGATCACAAGTCTCACCTGGCAGAGACTGTAAACTGTGGAG AGataaatataaaaatcccagaatATGAAGAACTAATTCTGGACTGTACTTTTGAATGGTACGCAAGGCTGGAGGACACCTATAACAACGTGTTCACCCTG CCTCGTGAACACAATCCCAAAATCACCCGGGAGCCCTATCTAGTGATCAAGGGCGTACAGATGGGGGACTCCGGACGGTACACGTGTACCACCATCCTGGACTCTGAGGTGCCAGTGAGTAAGATCACCTATAACGTGGCAG TTATCAGCGAATCGGAACAGGCGACAAAAAAATACCATCCTCGCCCTACACTTCCTGATGTGCTTGACATCACAGCGCCTGAGCCGCCACTTCTAGAGGAGCTACAGAACAACAATGCTTCCCTCATAGCAATATCTGTGGCCGGCTCCGTCACCATCATGCTGATCGCTGGCATATG cATCTGCATGTTCTGGAGGAAAATGAAATCTAGAGAGCCTCTGGAAAAAGAGCCAGTGTGA